The sequence ATATCACATGCCACATTTTTTTTGGGTTTGACATACAGCCTGCGTAGTAATAGCAGAAACCCGCATTACCCCGTTTGCTATTTTTACTGAATGCTTAAAAATAATATTTGCAAGATCAATTATGTAGGTTTTCCACGATTTAATGATAATGTGTATGAATTTAGGTTTTAGGTCATCGACTGAATTCAGTTCAAATGAGTAATTACATACGTTTTGAATGTAAAATGCACAGGTACTATGTTCGTGACTATTTCTAGGAGTCCTTAGTGCACAATGAATTGCTTAAACATTAGCACATGAAATGACACTCCCACCTGGCATGAATGGTAGGAATTTTGTTTGAGTTGCAACATGGTATTTTGACTATAACTTTATGATAAAAACTTATTCGCTCAAGGGAGGAAATAATCAAAATGAAGTTTTAGTCATACTAACTGAAATGAGACTATTTATTTTTGCGATTCCCATCGTACATGAAGATACAGTTTGTATTTAATATTGTTTTTCATAGTATGGTTTTCCGCTTTAATTTGTGCTGTAAATGAACACGGTATGACTTAACATCTAAAATTGATGCTTGCATTCTGATTGTTAAGTGGCTGCTAGACTTGATGTTATTCACCATTCATATTTTGTAGACGTTGTGTCGTTTCTTTGTATTTTGTTACCAGCGTATTCGTTTTCTGCTACTGCCTAACTTCGAGTTTCGAATTTTTGTTGAAACATCTATGCTTTAAAAAAAAAGGCTATCCTCATTGTCGTTATGTGTGTAATTTGGGCGTACTCACATTTTCTTTATATCAGTAATTTTTCCCCGCTTATCCATCAAACTTTTTGTTGTTTGTTTTTAAAGGTTGTAATTTtagtattaatcataacataatggAAGTCCAAATCTGCAGTATGTGTTGTCATCGTAACACATtggtgagttttttttttttttttttttttttttttttttttttttgtacttctTGACAGAATCaagttttaaaacgttttagcataatTAGTCGCTTCCTATTTAGAGTTTTGTTTAGGAGTGAGTGAGGTTGGCAAAGGCAGTGTCAAATGAGCTAGAGTAGTTATTTCTTTTAATCACTATAAATCAAACATACATCGTTATTATCAATCATCAGCACTAGTGTTATCTGTTGCTTCCTACGATTTGTGATTGTTTAACTTTTGTAATTTATATTCCAAATGTAAGTAAGTGATAACAATGTTAGTAATGTATAGAATGCTATAAATAATATAACACCTGTAAAACAGCCGTTGGGAAGGAAAAAAACTTGGTCACCGCAGCAGCGCGCGGTGGACCAACCGCTTGTTTGAAACATATTCATGGCCCAGTGACCAACCCAAAGTAGCTACCGAATTGTCCAATAAAGCACACCACTTGAGTTTAATTCcttgctatgccaaattgttcaaaaaggaagTGTGACCAGAACAATGTTACTTACCCAACTACCTCTTTAACGTAATGTTTAAGAGTTCTTCAAACTTTTGTCAATGTAATCATATATTACAATCTGTTCATTGTTAGTCAATTATAACAGATACAATTTTTATATTTCTGCATTAACAGTATAAAAAAATGTAGTTATATAAACATCTAAAATCATTGTAATTTAACATCTCCAAACATCTAAACTCTCTGTAATTTCATCTCTCTTAATTGATTCATATTTACAACATACAACGAGGATATATATAGACCCGAGATACAAGACCTGACTGCCCAATAAATGCACCAAcccaactaactacattaattgcactgactacctactaacattaaatgtgtatacatatgtcttatgtattgtaacactccccctcaagctgGAGCATAGATATTGATCATGCCCAGCTTGTCACAAAACTGTCGGATGCAATTTCTAGGTAATGCTTTGGTGAATAAGTCAGCCAACTGTTCATTACTTTTGATATGAGGTGTTTGAATAATTCATTCTTCTAACTTTTCTCGAGTAAAATGACAGTCAACTTCAATATGTTTTGTCCTTTCATGGAAGACGGGGTTGCTTGCAATATGAATGGCTGCTTTGTTATCACACCACAAATTCATTGGTTCGGACTGAGCAAAACCAATCTCGCTAAGAAGGTTACGAACCCAAATAAGTTCACAAGTTGTCTGGGCCATGGCTCGATACTCAGATTCCGCACTTGAACGAGATACCACATTTTATTTCTTACTTTTCCAAGATACAAGATTTCCTCCAACGAAGACACAATAACCAGTTGTAGACCGTTTAGTTGCAGGATCACCATTATAATCAGCATCAGAAAATCCCTCGATAGTGTGATGACCATGATTCTGGTATAAAAGACCACGACCAGGTGTACATTTTAAGTACTTTAAGATGTGAGTGACAGCATCCCAATGTGAGGTTCTCGGAGATGACAAGAACTGACTAACAACACTCACCGGGAAAGCAATATCAGGACGGGTGAGTGTAAGATAACTTAGCTTGCCGACAATCCTTCTATATTTTTCTAGGTTCATAAGAAGTTCTCCTTCGTCAGTTTTTAACTTTATACTAGGTATCATTGGTGTTTCACAAGTTTTTGCGTTAATCATCCCAGAATCACTGAGCACATCAAGACAATACTTTCTCTGAGATAAGAAAATACCTCTTTTATTTCGAGAGACTTCAATACCGAGAAAATATTTCAAAGGACCAAGGTCCTTCTTTTGAAATTGAGTACTTAAGAATGTTTTTAACCCGTGAATTCCTTCTTTATCACTCCCAGTAATTacaatatcatccacataaacaaCAAGCAAGATGCACCCAAAGTTTGATGAAGCGAAGAATACAGAGTGATCATATGCACTTCTTCTTAGGCCAAAGTTTCTAACTACCGCATTGAATTTTCCGAACCAGGCACGAGAGATTGCTTTAAACCGTAAATTACTTTTCGTAATTTGCATACTTTACCAGACTCCCCCTGAGCAACAAACCCAGGTGGTTGCTCCATGTAGACTTCTTCTTGCAAATCTCCATGTAAAAatgcattcttcacatcaagttaGTGAAGTGTCCATTGATATGTAGCAGCTAAAGAAATGAATAATCTGATAGATGTGAGTTTAGCAACAGGAGAAAAGGTTTCAGAATAATCCACCCCATATGTTTGAGCATATCCCTTAGCAACTAAACGAGCTTTCAACCGTGCCAAAGAACCATCAGGATTAACCTTTACCGTGAAGACCCACTTACAACCAATTACCTTTTTAGAAACAGGTAAGTTAACTAATGCCCAAGTGCCATTATGATCGAGTGCATTCATTTCCTCAATCATAGTAGTACGCCATCCAGAATGAGCCAAAGCTTCACCAACAGTTTTCGGAATGGAGACAGAGTCTAAAGTGGCAACAAAAGCACGAGAAGAGACGGACAATTTATCATAAGAGACAAAGGAAGCAATAGGATAAGTACACTTACGTTTACCTTTTCGAAGAGCAATCGGTATatcagaatcagaatcggaagattGAGTATCATGAATATCACTAGAAACATTACTCGGTGACTCACCGGGAGGATCTACCGACGATGACTGTGGCTCAGGAGCGGGCACTGATGTAGCACGAGGACGTCGActgtatatatattgaaaatgGTCAGTTTGTTCTGATGGTGTGGGATCTGGTGTGGGATCTGGCGTGGGATCTGGCGTGGGATCTGGTGTGGGATCTTGTGTGGGATTTGGTGTGGGAACTGGTGTAGGTACAACATATGCCGATAAGTCATCACTATCCTGATGATTGCGAGAGGTGGACATCGGAAAGAAAGGTAACTTTTCTTCAAATGTGACATCTCGAGAAACAACATAACGTTGAAGAGTAGGGGAAAAACATCTGTAACCTTTCTGAAGGCGAGAATATCCAAGAAACACACATTTGATGGACTTAGGATCTAATTTAGTGAGGTGAGGTTGAGTGTCCTGAACAAAACAAGTACTACCAAAAATCTTTGGCTCAATCGGAAATAAAGATTTCGTGGGAAACAAGACTGAATATGGAATATCATCATTAAGGACAGTGGATGGCATTCGATTTATAAGGAAACATGCAGTTGAAACAGCGTCAGCCCAAAATGGTTTTGGAACATTCGTTTGAAATAAAAGTGCTCGAGCTACTTCAAGAAGATGTCGATTCTTCCGTTCTGCAACCCCATTTTGGGCTGGTGTGTCAACACAAGATGACTCGTGAAGGATACCATTCTAAAGCATATATGACGAAAATGAttcagaaagaaattctttagcatTATCACTTCTCAAAGTTTGAACCGGAACCTGAAATTGCGTTTTTATTTCAGTAACAAATGAGCAAAAGTGAGTAAATACTTCGGAACGACTTTTCATCAAGTAAAGCCAGGTAACACGAGAATAATCATCAATGAAGGTAACAAAGTACTTAAAACTGGGTTTGG comes from Rutidosis leptorrhynchoides isolate AG116_Rl617_1_P2 chromosome 4, CSIRO_AGI_Rlap_v1, whole genome shotgun sequence and encodes:
- the LOC139841431 gene encoding uncharacterized mitochondrial protein AtMg00810-like, which translates into the protein MQITKSNLRFKAISRAWFGKFNAVVRNFGLRRSAYDHSVFFASSNFGCILLVVYVDDIVITGSDKEGIHGLKTFLSTQFQKKDLGPLKYFLGIEVSRNKRGIFLSQRKYCLDVLSDSGMINAKTCETPMIPSIKLKTDEGELLMNLEKYRRIVGKLSYLTLTRPDIAFPVSVVSQFLSSPRTSHWDAVTHILKYLKCTPGRGLLYQNHGHHTIEGFSDADYNGDPATKRSTTGYCVFVGGNLVSWKSKK